A genomic window from Nocardioides rotundus includes:
- a CDS encoding ABC transporter substrate-binding protein: protein MRSRPVPPVPAALCGAVLGLVLTGCAGAPVASDAAATGSPTGGRYPVEIESCGHTTTISTPPERAVTLNQGATEVALALGLEDRLVGTAYLDDAVPPRWRAAYESVPVLAREYPQREELLAAAPDFVYASYASAFDAKVAGSRTELEQAGTPAYLSPFGCDDAARQPRASFDAVWDEVDAVAAAFGVPERGERLRREQEDRLAAVREEGSGRGLEALWFDSGRRAPLVGGGAGGPQLVLDAVGAENVFADVDADWAEGSWEDVVAADPDVIVLADADWDRARDKIAYLRRDPVLSRLTAVREGRFVTVPFSASTVGVRLVDGAASVARQLDDLDLER from the coding sequence ATGCGCAGCCGACCTGTGCCCCCCGTCCCGGCCGCCCTGTGCGGCGCGGTCCTCGGGCTCGTCCTGACCGGGTGCGCGGGAGCGCCGGTCGCGAGCGACGCCGCCGCGACGGGCTCGCCCACGGGCGGGCGCTATCCCGTCGAGATCGAGAGCTGCGGGCACACGACCACCATCTCGACGCCGCCCGAGCGCGCCGTCACGCTCAACCAGGGAGCGACCGAGGTGGCCCTCGCCCTGGGGCTGGAGGACCGGCTGGTCGGGACGGCGTACCTCGACGACGCGGTCCCGCCCCGGTGGCGTGCCGCCTACGAGTCGGTGCCCGTGCTGGCCCGGGAGTACCCCCAGCGCGAGGAGCTCCTCGCCGCAGCACCGGACTTCGTCTATGCGTCCTATGCCAGCGCCTTCGACGCCAAGGTGGCAGGCAGCCGCACCGAGCTGGAGCAGGCGGGTACGCCGGCCTACCTCTCGCCGTTCGGCTGTGACGACGCCGCCCGGCAGCCGCGCGCCTCGTTCGACGCGGTCTGGGACGAGGTCGACGCCGTGGCCGCAGCGTTCGGCGTGCCCGAACGCGGCGAGCGGCTCCGGCGGGAGCAGGAGGACCGGCTGGCGGCCGTCCGGGAGGAAGGCAGCGGCAGGGGACTGGAGGCGCTCTGGTTCGACTCCGGACGTCGCGCCCCGCTCGTCGGGGGCGGTGCCGGCGGGCCCCAACTCGTCCTGGACGCCGTCGGCGCGGAGAACGTGTTCGCCGACGTCGACGCCGACTGGGCCGAGGGGAGCTGGGAGGACGTCGTGGCCGCCGATCCCGACGTGATCGTGCTGGCCGACGCCGACTGGGACCGCGCTCGCGACAAGATCGCCTATCTCCGGCGAGACCCCGTGCTGAGCCGGCTCACGGCCGTCCGGGAGGGACGGTTCGTCACCGTGCCGTTCTCCGCCTCGACCGTCGGCGTCCGCCTGGTCGACGGTGCCGCATCGGTGGCCCGACAGCTCGACGACCTCGACCTGGAGCGATGA
- a CDS encoding LysR substrate-binding domain-containing protein: MSAQPFRVGFVTGATPDKWARVWRERYPRRPLELVPLAESEQESRLRDWSVDMALVRLPVDRDGLHLIPLYDEVQVVVAGREHFVAAGEEVELADLTDEQLVAPHRSGWEPQVEQLDWPAMSEKQAVETVAAGTGVVLLPQSVARLFAPKDVVSRPVPELEPTRVGLAWLVERDDDVTQDFVGVVRGRTANSSRR, encoded by the coding sequence GTGAGCGCGCAACCCTTCCGAGTCGGCTTCGTGACCGGCGCGACCCCCGACAAGTGGGCCCGCGTGTGGCGGGAGCGCTACCCCCGGCGTCCCCTGGAGCTGGTGCCGCTCGCGGAGAGCGAGCAGGAGTCCCGGCTGCGCGACTGGTCGGTGGACATGGCGCTGGTCCGACTGCCCGTGGACCGCGACGGCCTGCACCTGATCCCGCTCTACGACGAGGTGCAGGTGGTCGTCGCGGGCCGCGAGCACTTCGTGGCGGCGGGCGAGGAGGTCGAGCTCGCGGACCTGACCGACGAGCAGCTCGTCGCCCCCCACCGGTCGGGCTGGGAGCCGCAGGTCGAGCAGCTGGACTGGCCCGCGATGAGCGAGAAGCAGGCGGTGGAGACGGTGGCGGCCGGAACCGGCGTGGTCCTGCTCCCCCAGTCGGTCGCGCGGCTGTTCGCGCCCAAGGACGTGGTGAGCCGCCCGGTGCCGGAGCTGGAGCCCACCAGGGTCGGGCTCGCGTGGCTGGTGGAGCGCGACGACGACGTCACGCAGGACTTCGTCGGCGTGGTGCGTGGGCGCACCGCCAACTCCTCACGCCGATGA
- a CDS encoding nucleosidase has protein sequence MSTTMARRWLVVAATAAEAAHVPADLPLVITGLGKTAAAVETTRALAAYDDLDSLTVINLGTAGALRDGLTGLHEPGTVLNHDINAEAIRALGYDPEERLETGPGELVLASGDLFVSDPGVRERLARQAHLVDMEGYAVAWAARSFGVPVRLVKHVSDNADESAQDWPAMVDASARALADWVADLTSSA, from the coding sequence GTGAGCACGACCATGGCACGGCGCTGGCTGGTGGTCGCCGCCACGGCGGCCGAGGCGGCTCACGTCCCCGCCGACCTCCCGCTCGTGATCACCGGGCTCGGGAAGACCGCGGCCGCCGTGGAGACGACCCGCGCCCTGGCGGCGTACGACGACCTGGACAGCCTGACGGTGATCAACCTCGGCACCGCGGGGGCGCTGCGCGACGGCCTCACCGGGCTGCACGAGCCCGGCACGGTGCTCAACCACGACATCAACGCCGAGGCGATCCGGGCGTTGGGCTACGACCCGGAGGAGCGGCTGGAGACCGGGCCGGGGGAGCTGGTGCTGGCCTCCGGCGACCTCTTCGTCTCCGACCCCGGGGTCCGTGAGCGGCTGGCGCGGCAGGCACACCTGGTGGACATGGAGGGGTACGCCGTGGCCTGGGCCGCGCGCTCCTTCGGCGTGCCGGTGCGGCTGGTCAAGCACGTCTCGGACAACGCCGACGAGTCCGCCCAGGACTGGCCGGCGATGGTCGACGCGAGCGCCCGCGCGCTGGCCGACTGGGTCGCCGACCTCACCTCATCGGCGTGA
- a CDS encoding GuaB1 family IMP dehydrogenase-related protein yields the protein MRFLDGHQPPHDLTYDDVFMVPQASAIGSRYDVDLATSDGTGATIPLVVANMTAIAGKRMAETVARRGGLTVIPQDIPLPVVADVVREVKSRHLVFDTPITLGGHQTVAEALSLIPKRAHGAAVVVEGGRPVGVVTEEDCAEVDRFAQVGQVMRSDMVLIGQDTSPREAFDRLTGAHGSLAVAVDEGGCLLGVLTRLGALRATLYDPAVDAAGRLRIAAAVGVNGDVAAKARELLDAGVDCLVVDTAHGHQERMLEALRAVRSLDPGVPVAAGNVVSAEGTRALIEAGADIVKVGVGPGAMCTTRMMTGVGRPQFSAVLECAAEARAAGRHVWADGGVRHPRDVALALAAGASSVMVGSWFAGTHESPGDLQVDSEGRAYKVSFGMASARAVANRTTGESAYDRARKGLYEEGISSSRMYLDPARPGVEDLIDQICSGLRSSCTYAGATGLEDFHERATVGVQSAAGFHEGRPLTTSW from the coding sequence GTGCGCTTCCTCGACGGCCATCAGCCGCCCCACGACCTGACCTACGACGACGTCTTCATGGTGCCGCAGGCCTCCGCCATCGGCAGCCGCTACGACGTCGACCTGGCCACCAGCGACGGGACGGGCGCCACGATCCCGTTGGTCGTGGCGAACATGACCGCGATCGCCGGCAAGCGGATGGCCGAGACCGTCGCCCGCCGCGGTGGCCTCACGGTGATCCCGCAGGACATCCCGCTGCCGGTCGTCGCCGACGTGGTGCGTGAGGTGAAGTCCCGGCACCTGGTCTTCGACACCCCGATCACCCTCGGTGGGCACCAGACCGTGGCCGAGGCGCTCTCCCTCATCCCCAAGCGTGCGCACGGCGCCGCCGTCGTCGTCGAGGGCGGCCGCCCGGTCGGCGTGGTGACCGAGGAGGACTGCGCCGAGGTCGACCGCTTCGCCCAGGTCGGCCAGGTGATGCGCTCGGACATGGTGCTCATCGGCCAGGACACCAGCCCGCGGGAGGCCTTCGACCGGCTCACCGGCGCCCACGGCAGCCTCGCGGTGGCCGTCGACGAGGGCGGCTGCCTGCTCGGTGTGCTGACCCGGCTGGGCGCGCTGCGGGCCACGCTCTACGACCCGGCCGTCGACGCGGCCGGTCGGCTCCGGATCGCCGCCGCCGTCGGCGTCAACGGAGACGTGGCCGCCAAGGCCCGCGAGCTGCTGGACGCCGGGGTGGACTGCCTGGTGGTGGACACCGCACACGGCCACCAGGAGCGGATGCTCGAGGCGCTGCGCGCGGTCCGCTCCCTCGACCCCGGCGTGCCGGTGGCCGCGGGGAACGTGGTCTCCGCCGAGGGGACCCGCGCGCTGATCGAGGCCGGGGCCGACATCGTCAAGGTCGGCGTCGGGCCGGGCGCGATGTGCACCACCCGGATGATGACCGGGGTCGGACGGCCCCAGTTCTCCGCCGTCCTCGAGTGTGCCGCCGAGGCCCGGGCCGCGGGCCGCCACGTGTGGGCCGACGGGGGAGTGCGCCACCCCCGCGACGTCGCGCTCGCGCTCGCGGCCGGCGCCTCGTCGGTGATGGTCGGCTCGTGGTTCGCCGGCACGCACGAGTCGCCCGGCGACCTGCAGGTCGACTCCGAGGGGCGCGCCTACAAGGTCTCCTTCGGCATGGCCTCGGCGCGGGCGGTCGCCAACCGGACCACGGGCGAGTCGGCGTACGACCGTGCCCGCAAGGGTCTCTACGAGGAGGGCATCTCGTCCTCGCGGATGTACCTCGACCCGGCGCGCCCCGGCGTGGAGGACCTGATCGACCAGATCTGCTCGGGGCTGCGCTCCTCCTGCACCTACGCCGGCGCGACCGGGCTGGAGGACTTCCACGAGCGCGCGACCGTCGGCGTCCAGTCCGCGGCCGGCTTCCACGAGGGGAGGCCGCTCACCACCTCGTGGTGA
- the galK gene encoding galactokinase, producing the protein MTWWDAGEPDRLAERVRAGLESAWRRRADVVGVAPGRVNLIGEHTDYNRGLCLPLALPHATYVAMAARDDDRLRVASAQADTPWTGRVDRTGPGELRGWVAYVGGVLWALRQEGWPIPGLDVYVDSTVPLGSGLSSSAAIECAVGSAVAALLGRDPRQTPVQQTVVAAGIRAEAEVAGAPTGGMDQTVAVYGAAGSALLLDFDADSRREVALDLATDDLTLLVVDTRVSHALTDGGYASRRSECEAAAAELGHASLRAATPAEVERLSDPVLRRRARHVVTEIARVNEVVDTLARGGAGHIGPALSASHASLRDDFEVSSPELDLVVDTAVASGALGARMTGGGFGGSALALVPTGAVEQLRGAVAGAFALKGWTAPRFLRAVPSRGARLLG; encoded by the coding sequence ATGACGTGGTGGGACGCCGGGGAGCCGGACCGGCTGGCCGAGCGGGTGCGAGCGGGCCTCGAGAGCGCGTGGCGCCGCCGCGCCGATGTCGTGGGGGTCGCCCCGGGGCGGGTGAACCTGATCGGCGAGCACACCGACTACAACCGCGGCCTGTGCCTGCCGCTGGCGCTGCCGCACGCGACCTATGTGGCGATGGCGGCGCGGGACGACGACCGGCTCCGCGTCGCCAGCGCCCAGGCCGACACACCCTGGACCGGGCGGGTCGACCGGACCGGCCCCGGCGAGCTGCGCGGGTGGGTGGCCTATGTCGGCGGCGTGCTGTGGGCACTGCGCCAGGAGGGCTGGCCGATCCCGGGCCTGGACGTGTACGTCGACAGCACGGTGCCCCTCGGGTCCGGGCTCTCCAGCTCCGCGGCGATCGAGTGCGCGGTGGGCAGCGCCGTCGCCGCCCTGCTGGGGCGCGACCCGCGCCAGACGCCGGTCCAGCAGACGGTGGTCGCTGCCGGGATCCGGGCCGAGGCGGAGGTGGCGGGCGCCCCGACCGGTGGGATGGACCAGACGGTGGCGGTGTACGGCGCCGCCGGGTCCGCCCTGCTGCTCGACTTCGACGCCGACTCCCGCCGCGAGGTGGCCCTGGACCTGGCGACCGACGACCTCACGCTCCTGGTGGTGGACACCCGGGTCAGCCATGCCCTCACCGACGGCGGCTATGCGAGCCGGCGGTCGGAGTGCGAGGCGGCCGCTGCCGAGCTCGGGCACGCCTCCCTGCGCGCGGCGACCCCGGCCGAGGTGGAGCGGCTCTCCGACCCGGTCCTGCGCCGGCGCGCCCGGCACGTGGTCACCGAGATCGCGCGGGTGAACGAGGTCGTCGACACCCTCGCCCGTGGCGGCGCCGGCCACATCGGGCCCGCCCTCTCAGCCTCGCACGCCTCGCTGCGCGACGACTTCGAGGTCAGCTCGCCGGAGCTGGACCTGGTGGTCGACACCGCCGTCGCGTCCGGTGCGCTGGGCGCCCGGATGACCGGAGGCGGCTTCGGCGGCTCCGCGCTCGCCCTGGTCCCCACCGGCGCGGTGGAGCAGCTGCGCGGCGCCGTGGCGGGGGCGTTCGCGCTCAAGGGCTGGACCGCCCCGCGCTTCCTGCGCGCCGTCCCCTCCCGCGGGGCCCGCCTGCTCGGCTGA
- a CDS encoding YiaA/YiaB family inner membrane protein produces the protein MSTEKSTVRNTTAYYAQAAISFGVALMTMLVAVYLLPADPWIKAFLALGTLFLTTSAFSLAKCVRDAQEEHSLLGRLDQARVDKLLAEHDPFRAVG, from the coding sequence ATGAGCACCGAGAAGAGCACCGTGCGGAACACCACCGCCTACTACGCCCAGGCCGCCATCTCCTTCGGCGTGGCCCTGATGACCATGCTGGTCGCCGTCTACCTGCTGCCCGCGGACCCGTGGATCAAGGCCTTCCTGGCCCTGGGCACGCTGTTCCTGACCACGTCGGCGTTCTCCCTGGCCAAGTGCGTCCGCGACGCGCAGGAGGAGCACTCGCTGCTGGGGCGCCTGGACCAGGCGCGCGTGGACAAGCTGCTGGCCGAGCACGACCCGTTCCGGGCGGTCGGCTGA
- a CDS encoding acyl-CoA dehydrogenase family protein: MINLEVPKKHRALVDQAHQVAMNMLRPISRKYDRAEHEYPRELDMLAAMIDGLSESGASEGAGAAGVRRSEGEDTGVRNGANLASVLSIAEMCWGDTGLLLSMPRQGLGNSAIASVATDEQLERYDGTWAAMAITEPGTGSDSASIRTTAVKDGDEYVLNGEKIFVTSGERADSVVVWATLDKSLGRAAIKSFVVRKDNPGMKVERLEHKLGIRASDTAVITFTDCRVPAEDLLGSPEVDVKQGFAGAMATFDNTRPLVAAMAVGCARASLDLTRDLLEQAGVEIDYDKPAQLQPAAAATFLRLEAEWEAARLLTLQAAWLADNRKPNSLEASMAKAKAGRVGTEVTLSCVELCGAVGYAEGELLEKWARDSKILDIFEGTQQIQQLIVARRLLGLSSAQLK, encoded by the coding sequence ATGATCAACCTCGAAGTCCCCAAGAAGCACCGGGCACTGGTCGACCAGGCCCACCAGGTCGCGATGAACATGCTGCGGCCGATCTCCCGGAAGTACGACCGGGCCGAGCACGAGTACCCCCGCGAGCTGGACATGCTCGCGGCGATGATCGACGGGCTCTCGGAGTCCGGCGCCTCCGAGGGGGCCGGCGCCGCGGGCGTGCGCCGCTCCGAGGGCGAGGACACCGGCGTGCGCAACGGCGCCAACCTCGCCTCGGTCCTCTCCATCGCCGAGATGTGCTGGGGCGACACCGGGCTGCTGCTCTCCATGCCCCGCCAGGGGCTCGGCAACTCCGCCATCGCCTCGGTCGCCACCGACGAGCAGCTGGAGCGGTACGACGGCACCTGGGCCGCCATGGCGATCACCGAGCCGGGCACCGGCTCGGACTCCGCCAGCATCCGCACCACCGCGGTCAAGGACGGCGACGAGTACGTCCTCAACGGCGAGAAGATCTTCGTCACCTCCGGCGAGCGCGCCGACAGCGTGGTCGTGTGGGCCACCCTGGACAAGTCCCTCGGCCGGGCCGCGATCAAGTCCTTCGTGGTCCGCAAGGACAACCCGGGCATGAAGGTCGAGCGACTGGAGCACAAGCTCGGCATCCGTGCCTCGGACACCGCCGTCATCACGTTCACCGACTGCCGGGTCCCGGCCGAGGATCTGCTCGGCTCGCCCGAGGTGGACGTCAAGCAGGGCTTCGCCGGCGCGATGGCGACCTTCGACAACACCCGCCCGCTGGTCGCCGCGATGGCGGTCGGCTGCGCCCGCGCCTCGCTCGACCTCACCCGCGACCTGCTCGAGCAGGCCGGGGTCGAGATCGACTACGACAAGCCGGCCCAGCTGCAGCCCGCCGCTGCGGCGACCTTCCTCCGCCTGGAGGCCGAGTGGGAGGCGGCCCGACTGCTCACCCTGCAGGCCGCCTGGCTGGCCGACAACCGCAAGCCCAACTCGCTGGAGGCCTCGATGGCCAAGGCGAAGGCCGGCCGGGTGGGCACTGAGGTGACCCTCTCCTGCGTCGAGCTCTGCGGGGCCGTGGGCTACGCCGAGGGCGAGCTGCTGGAGAAGTGGGCGCGCGACTCCAAGATCCTCGACATCTTCGAGGGCACCCAGCAGATCCAGCAGCTCATCGTGGCCCGTCGGCTGCTGGGGCTCTCCAGCGCTCAGCTGAAGTGA
- a CDS encoding acyl-CoA dehydrogenase family protein — translation MSLTKTLRPGGRNGLSRSENRDPIGILVAGLNRLARSDVLDRVGLRKQAEQTVFTVTRGGFRVATTAGRSFRRMGSSQKPGTRTSTAPATGVFDLTPTEDEQMLADVVGELATEVLRPAAAEADDACQAPEEVLKAGQEVGLPLLGVPDELGGIAEQRSATAGVLVAEALAKGDMGLAVASLAPGSVATALALWGTDEQQQTYLPAFTGDDVPAASLALTEPQVLFDVLRPQTTATRSEDGFVLNGVKAMVPRGADAELFVVGALLEDRPVLFLVESGTEGLEIEAEPAMGVRAAALTTLHLKDVRVPATAVLGETDGSTYTECVRLSRLAWCALAVGTGQAVLDRVIPYVNEREAFGEPIGHRQSVAFMVANIGIELQGMRLATWRAAGRAAQGKDFAREVALARRLCTERGMQIGNDGVQLLGGHGFVKEHPVERWYRDLRAIGVMEGGVLV, via the coding sequence ATGTCCCTGACCAAGACTCTGCGCCCCGGCGGCCGGAACGGGCTGTCGCGCAGCGAGAACCGAGACCCGATCGGCATCCTGGTGGCCGGCCTCAACCGGCTGGCCCGCAGCGACGTCCTCGACCGGGTCGGCCTGCGCAAGCAGGCCGAGCAGACCGTCTTCACCGTCACCCGCGGAGGGTTCCGGGTCGCCACGACCGCCGGCCGCTCGTTCCGCCGGATGGGGAGCTCGCAGAAGCCGGGGACGCGCACGTCGACCGCGCCCGCCACCGGCGTCTTCGACCTCACCCCGACCGAGGACGAGCAGATGCTCGCCGACGTGGTCGGCGAGCTGGCGACCGAGGTGCTCCGGCCGGCCGCCGCCGAGGCGGACGACGCGTGCCAGGCGCCGGAGGAGGTACTCAAGGCCGGCCAGGAGGTCGGCCTGCCGCTCCTCGGCGTGCCCGACGAGCTCGGCGGGATCGCCGAGCAGCGGTCGGCGACGGCCGGCGTCCTGGTCGCGGAGGCCCTGGCCAAGGGCGACATGGGTCTGGCGGTCGCCAGCCTCGCTCCGGGCTCGGTCGCCACCGCGCTCGCCCTCTGGGGCACCGACGAGCAGCAGCAGACCTACCTGCCGGCGTTCACCGGCGACGACGTACCCGCCGCGTCGCTCGCCCTGACCGAGCCGCAGGTGCTCTTCGACGTGCTCCGGCCGCAGACCACCGCGACCCGCTCCGAGGACGGCTTCGTCCTGAACGGCGTCAAGGCGATGGTGCCGCGCGGCGCCGACGCCGAGCTCTTCGTGGTCGGTGCGCTGCTCGAGGACCGGCCCGTGCTGTTCCTCGTCGAGTCCGGCACCGAGGGGCTGGAGATCGAGGCGGAGCCCGCGATGGGCGTCCGCGCCGCGGCCCTGACCACGCTGCACCTCAAGGACGTCCGGGTGCCGGCCACCGCCGTCCTGGGCGAGACCGACGGCAGCACCTACACCGAGTGCGTCCGGCTCTCGCGTCTCGCCTGGTGCGCACTGGCCGTGGGCACCGGCCAGGCGGTGCTGGACCGCGTCATCCCCTACGTCAACGAGCGCGAGGCCTTCGGCGAGCCGATCGGCCACCGCCAGTCCGTGGCCTTCATGGTCGCCAACATCGGCATCGAGCTGCAGGGCATGCGGCTGGCGACCTGGCGCGCCGCGGGCCGTGCCGCCCAGGGCAAGGACTTCGCCCGCGAGGTGGCACTGGCCCGGCGCCTGTGCACCGAGCGTGGCATGCAGATCGGCAACGACGGCGTCCAGCTCCTCGGCGGGCACGGCTTCGTCAAGGAGCACCCGGTGGAGCGGTGGTACCGCGACCTCCGGGCCATCGGCGTGATGGAAGGAGGCGTGCTCGTCTGA
- the def gene encoding peptide deformylase, with amino-acid sequence MTEQAPETPHDPLPEGGRVRPMTRWGEPVMHRAQRPVTSYDDELRSLVADMTATMYAAEGVGLAACQIGVDLAVFVFDCPDEDGRRFAGVVCNPELTLPEGVDRRLDDDLEGCLSYPGAFVECARPDRASVTGTGLSGQRVEFSGNGLLARCLQHETDHTQGTVFGDRISTKAFKRLRKEHDRAAEDYPPQWPAEHAGPEAVTGEL; translated from the coding sequence ATGACCGAGCAGGCCCCCGAGACGCCGCACGACCCGCTCCCCGAGGGCGGTCGCGTCCGCCCGATGACCCGGTGGGGTGAGCCGGTCATGCACCGGGCCCAGCGGCCGGTGACGTCGTACGACGACGAGCTCCGCTCCCTGGTCGCCGACATGACGGCGACCATGTACGCCGCCGAGGGGGTCGGGCTGGCCGCCTGCCAGATCGGGGTCGACCTGGCCGTCTTCGTCTTCGACTGCCCCGACGAGGACGGCCGCCGGTTCGCGGGCGTCGTCTGCAACCCCGAGCTGACGCTGCCCGAGGGCGTTGACCGGCGGCTGGACGACGACCTCGAGGGCTGCCTCTCCTACCCCGGCGCGTTCGTCGAGTGCGCCCGACCGGACCGCGCGAGCGTCACCGGCACCGGACTCTCCGGGCAGCGAGTGGAGTTCTCCGGCAATGGATTGCTGGCACGCTGCCTGCAGCACGAGACCGACCACACGCAGGGCACCGTCTTCGGCGACCGGATCTCGACCAAGGCGTTCAAGCGGCTGCGCAAGGAGCACGACCGTGCGGCGGAGGACTACCCGCCCCAGTGGCCGGCCGAGCATGCCGGGCCCGAGGCGGTCACCGGCGAGCTGTGA
- a CDS encoding TrmH family RNA methyltransferase, which produces MAELVRVDDPADPRLGDYRDLRDVELRKHLEAEHGLFLAEGEKVVRRAVEAGHRPRSFLMAERWLAGLADVLDASDAPCFVVSEALAEQVTGFHVHRGALASLERTPLPSVDEVLAGARSVLVLEDVVDHTNVGAILRCAAALGFDAVLLSPRCADPLYRRAVKVAMGAVFSVPWTRLPEWYDALPDLSQRGFTTVALTLAADAVPVEEAVAGLDRVALVLGSEGHGLSARWQAAADRRAIIPMHGGVDSLNVAAAAAVACYVTARR; this is translated from the coding sequence GTGGCTGAGCTGGTCCGGGTCGACGACCCGGCGGACCCTCGGCTGGGGGACTACCGCGACCTGCGCGACGTCGAGCTGCGCAAGCACCTGGAGGCCGAGCACGGGCTCTTCCTCGCCGAGGGGGAGAAGGTGGTCCGGCGCGCCGTCGAGGCCGGCCATCGCCCGCGCTCCTTCCTCATGGCCGAGCGCTGGCTGGCCGGGCTGGCCGACGTGCTCGACGCCTCCGACGCTCCCTGCTTCGTGGTCAGCGAGGCGCTGGCCGAGCAGGTCACCGGCTTCCACGTGCACCGCGGCGCCCTCGCGTCGCTGGAGCGCACGCCGCTGCCCTCGGTCGACGAGGTGCTCGCCGGCGCGCGGAGCGTGCTGGTGCTGGAGGACGTCGTCGACCACACCAACGTCGGCGCCATCCTGCGCTGCGCCGCCGCCCTCGGCTTCGACGCGGTGCTGCTCTCCCCGCGGTGCGCGGACCCGCTCTACCGGCGCGCGGTCAAGGTCGCGATGGGCGCGGTGTTCTCCGTGCCGTGGACCCGGCTGCCGGAGTGGTACGACGCCCTGCCGGACCTCTCCCAGCGCGGCTTCACCACCGTCGCGCTCACCCTCGCCGCCGACGCGGTCCCGGTGGAGGAGGCGGTCGCCGGCCTGGACCGGGTGGCCCTGGTCCTCGGGTCGGAGGGTCACGGCCTCTCGGCGCGCTGGCAGGCCGCCGCGGACCGTCGGGCGATCATCCCGATGCACGGCGGCGTCGACTCGCTCAACGTCGCGGCCGCCGCGGCGGTGGCCTGCTACGTCACAGCTCGCCGGTGA
- the cobA gene encoding uroporphyrinogen-III C-methyltransferase — protein sequence MTEQTDPAPYPVGLRLAGRRVVVVGGGHVAQRRVPALIAAGADVLLVSPEVTPAIEGMTSEITWAARGFEEGDLDGAWYVVAATDDPDANERVSAAAEERRIFCVRSDDGREGSAWTPAVGRYGGMTVAVLGNREPRRSAGLRDAVMAAIGSGEIDVSSAHESQPGVVLVGGGPGDPDLVSAAARHALASADVVVADRLAPRELLDELGAHVELVDVAKLPRGRSALQEEINRVLVDRAREGKRVVRFKGGDNFVFGRGFEELLACAEAGVPVEVVPGLSSAIAVPARAGIPVTHRGMTHEFCVVSGHLPPGHPESLVDWEALARLRGTVVLMMAVENAPAIAAALVEGGRAPDTPVAVIVEGTMPGERTVLSTLAALGDDLVAEQVRPPAIIVVGDVVALARPEHYARG from the coding sequence GTGACCGAGCAGACCGACCCCGCGCCGTACCCCGTCGGACTGCGCCTCGCCGGACGCCGCGTGGTGGTCGTGGGCGGCGGTCACGTCGCCCAGCGCCGCGTGCCGGCCCTGATCGCGGCCGGCGCTGACGTCCTGCTGGTCTCGCCCGAGGTCACCCCCGCGATCGAGGGCATGACCTCGGAGATCACCTGGGCGGCGCGCGGCTTCGAGGAGGGCGACCTCGATGGTGCGTGGTACGTCGTCGCCGCGACCGACGACCCCGACGCCAACGAGCGGGTCAGCGCCGCAGCCGAGGAGCGGCGGATCTTCTGCGTCCGCTCCGACGACGGTCGCGAGGGCTCGGCCTGGACCCCGGCGGTCGGCCGGTACGGCGGCATGACGGTGGCCGTCCTCGGCAACCGAGAGCCCCGGCGGTCGGCGGGCCTGCGGGACGCGGTCATGGCGGCGATCGGCTCGGGCGAGATCGACGTCTCCTCGGCCCACGAGAGCCAGCCCGGCGTCGTCCTGGTGGGCGGCGGCCCCGGCGATCCGGACCTGGTGAGCGCCGCCGCGCGGCACGCGCTGGCGAGCGCCGACGTGGTGGTGGCCGACCGGCTGGCGCCGCGCGAGCTGCTCGACGAGCTGGGGGCGCATGTGGAGCTGGTGGACGTGGCGAAGCTGCCGCGCGGCCGCTCGGCCCTGCAGGAGGAGATCAACCGGGTCCTGGTGGACCGGGCTCGCGAGGGCAAGCGGGTGGTGCGCTTCAAGGGCGGCGACAACTTCGTCTTCGGCCGCGGCTTCGAGGAGCTGCTGGCGTGCGCCGAGGCCGGGGTGCCGGTCGAGGTCGTGCCGGGGCTGTCCTCGGCGATCGCCGTACCCGCCCGCGCCGGGATCCCGGTGACCCACCGCGGCATGACGCACGAGTTCTGCGTGGTCAGCGGCCACCTGCCGCCGGGTCATCCCGAGTCGCTGGTCGACTGGGAGGCGTTGGCCCGCCTGCGTGGCACGGTCGTGCTGATGATGGCGGTGGAGAACGCCCCGGCGATCGCCGCCGCGCTCGTCGAGGGCGGGCGCGCGCCGGACACCCCCGTCGCGGTGATCGTGGAGGGCACGATGCCGGGGGAGCGCACCGTGCTCTCGACCCTGGCCGCCCTGGGCGACGACCTGGTCGCCGAGCAGGTCCGCCCGCCCGCCATCATCGTCGTCGGCGACGTGGTGGCGCTGGCCCGCCCGGAGCACTACGCGCGTGGCTGA